The Papilio machaon chromosome 3, ilPapMach1.1, whole genome shotgun sequence genome window below encodes:
- the LOC106711428 gene encoding fizzy-related protein homolog — MFSKPYEKRLVQQCSPVSKKESVLVRPEVMDRFIPCRPDNNWQTSFQAIRRGTENQPAKKARSEGAANDGTGGREHLAYTCLLRNELLGAEIDELRGPACESRAALGAVQLASAATAALSYSPRVFKFRAPVHSAEENIDPSPYSLSPVSAKSQKLLRSPRKATRKISRIPFKVLDAPELQDDFYLNLVDWSAQNVLSVGLGSCVYLWSACTSQVTRLCDLSSEGNAVTSVAWSERGHLVAVGTQKGHISVWDVAANKEVTKLQGHIARVGALAWNGDMLSSGSRDRHIRQRDTRTPPQQTSRVLQGHRQEVCGLKWSPDGQSLASGGNDNKLFVWSMHSTSPVQTYSAHVAAVKAIAWSPHQHGLLASGGGTADRCIRFWNTLTSQPMQCVDTGSQVCNLAWSKHSSELVSTHGYSQNQILVWKYPSLTQVAKLTGHSYRVLYLALSPDGEAIVTGAGDETLRFWNVFSKTPSHKENKSVLNLYTALR; from the exons CTATACGTCGAGGCACAGAGAACCAGCCGGCTAAAAAGGCGCGTTCGGAGGGCGCCGCTAACGATGGCACTGGCGGGCGTGAGCACCTTGCCTATACCTGTCTACTTCGGAATGAGCTCCTGGGCGCGGAGATAGACGAGCTACGGGGTCCAGCATGCGAGAGCAGGGCAGCACTGGGCGCTGTGCAGCTTGCTTCGGCTGCCACTGCTGCGCTATCGTACTCGCCGCGCGTCTTCAAGTTCAGAGCCCCCGTCCATAGTGCAGAG GAGAATATAGATCCGTCGCCATACAGTCTGTCACCAGTGTCAGCAAAATCTCAGAAGCTATTACGTTCACCGCGCAAAGCTACTCGCAAGATATCCCGTATCCCGTTCAAAGTGCTCGACGCTCCGGAATTGCAGGATGACTTCTATCTGAACCTGGTGGATTGGTCGGCTCAGAACGTGCTCAGTGTGGGCTTAGGCAGCTGTGTGTATCTATGGAGCGCTTGCACCAGCCAG GTGACGCGGCTATGCGACCTGTCATCAGAAGGCAATGCTGTCACGTCGGTGGCATGGAGCGAGCGTGGTCATCTTGTCGCTGTTGGCACGCAGAAAGGACACATCAGTGTCTGGGATGTTGCCGCCAACAAGGAG GTGACAAAGCTGCAGGGTCACATCGCGCGTGTGGGCGCTCTGGCCTGGAACGGCGACATGCTGAGCTCCGGCTCGAGGGACCGCCACATACGGCAGCGGGACACAAGGACGCCAC CGCAACAGACGTCTCGTGTGCTGCAGGGACACAGACAGGAGGTGTGCGGCCTCAAATGGTCACCCGACGGACAGTCGCTCGCATCAGGAGGAAACGACAACAAACTCTTCGTCTGGTCtatg CACAGCACATCCCCCGTGCAGACGTACTCAGCGCACGTAGCGGCTGTGAAGGCGATAGCGTGGTCGCCGCACCAGCACGGGCTGCTGGCGTCTGGCGGTGGTACTGCTGACCGCTGTATACGGTTCTGGAACACTCTCACCTCACAGCCAATGCAGTGTGTAGATACAG gaTCACAAGTTTGCAACCTGGCTTGGTCTAAACATTCCAGCGAGTTGGTCTCCACACACGGATATTCACAAAATCAAATTCTAGTATGGAAGTATCCATCTTTAACAcag GTAGCAAAACTAACTGGACATTCGTATCGAGTACTCTACCTTGCTCTGTCCCCTGACGGCGAGGCGATAGTCACCGGCGCAGGGGACGAGACATTACGCTTCTGGAATGTCTTCTCAAAAACTCCTTCCCACAAGGAGAATAAGAGTGTACTCAATCTGTACACTGCACTTAGATAA